In Spirosoma pollinicola, the genomic window CTTTGCCGAAGGGGTTTCATATCTGTTGCTACTTTTTATTGCCGTTCCGTTAAAACGAATGGGCGGGCACCCGGAAGCGGTGCAAATTCTCGGACCTATTCACGGATTATTATTTCTGCTGTATGTGTTGGTTGTCATTCAGGGAAAAATCGAGTATGGCTGGACTATAGGTAAAATGGCCCTGGCCTTACTTGCGTCCATTATACCGGGTGGGACTTTCTACGCCGACCATAAGTTCTTTCGCCACCTACCGGCTACTCCTGAGCAGGTTTAAAAGTCTGGTTGTCAACTTCACATAATGCAAAAAGCCGGACAATATGCCCGGCTTCTAACACTAAATAAATTAGTTATTACTTGATTGCTTCCAGGGCTGCGGCTGCTTCGGCTGCGGCAATGGCGGCACTATTTTTCTCAGCGTATTCGTCACGTTGCGTTTCAAAGTGCGCGAAAATTTCGGTAACAGAATCGACGTTCTCCGCGATTTTCCCATGCATCGTACCCAGATTTTGTTCCAGATACGAGTCGTTCAGCCCATTCATGTTGTCTACTTCAATTTTGCCGATTTTTTCGATGATAGCCCGTTGGCTGTTTTGAAGGTCTTCCAGTTCACGAACGATCTTATTCATCAACTCAAATTTCTGTAACTTATCCATGATCTCTTTTTTATAGTGTTAAGTACTATAGAAACACAGTATACACTAAATGGTTTGATACTATTTTCAGGAATAAACGCCAAGTTGCTGATTTTAAGCACGATTAGATAGATTTTATCTACCTTGAGCGATTCAATCAACCACCATGTCCACTACACCTACCCGCTCATTTACGATCATTTTTGCGCTCATTACACTGCTCGAAATGATTGGCGATACCCTGCACATTCGCTGGCTGCACTATGGCAGTAAACCGCTGATTATGGCGTTGCTTTTTCTGTATGTCTGGCAGCACTATCGTTTGGCGGGCTCTCCCCATATAATTCGCTGGCTGATGATTGGTATGGTTTTCGCCTTGCTGGGCGACGTCTTTCTGATGATTCGGGAAGTAGATTTGTTCGCATTGGGTCTGGGCTCGTTTCTGATAATGCAGCTATGTTACTGTCGTGCCTTCTGGCTGCTTATTTATCGGGCAAAGCAACCGCTTCGTGTTCAGACGCTGTGGAAAACATCCGTCCCATTTCTGATTTACGACCTTGCGTTCCTGATTTTACTTTACCCGGTTTTTGTCAATAATCCATCCCTGACACCCTTATGGTGGCCGGTAGTGATCTACGTCTTTTGCCTGAGTACGATGGGCCTGCTGGCTACTCAGGTTGACAGATTTCAGCTACATGACCTACTGAATCGAGGATCGCTTGTAGTAGGGGCCCTGCTTTTTATACTGTCCGATTCGGCCATAGCCATTGATAAATTTCTGCACCCTATACCCGGCGCTACCTGGGTGGTTATGACCACCTACGCAGCTGCGCAGTATCTTATTGTTGTTGGTTTAGTGCAGCAAACCTCACCTGCCTGATTCGTTCTAATCTTGGTGAATCAAGCACGTTTCAGTAACTTCCATCCTAATCAGGTACTCGAAACCATTTTAAAATGGCGTTGATTGTTGACGGAATCTATGAATACAGGTCTATCTCCTGAAATAACTGTACTGTTGATGGGCTGCTTGGTGGACCTATCGACTGATAAACAAACGCAGATCAACCAATATATCCAGCAACAACTCATTGACTGGAAGCGCCTTGACACGCTGGCCGATCGTCACCGGCTCAAACCTTTCCTGTACCGTACCCTCCTGAAAATTCCCAACGCTCCTACTGCCTTCGTCGAGTCGCTCAAACAGGACTGCCGGATAACCGCTACCGATAACCTCCTGAAACTGCAACACTATAAGGAAGTCAGTGCTCTGCTAACCGAACACGCAATTGAGCATATACCATTAAAGGGTGTTTATCTGGCAGAACACGCCTACCCGGACAGCAGCCTTCGAATTAGTGGCGATATTGACCTGTTGGTTGGCAAAGACGATGTTTTCAGAACGATACGTCTTTTACAGAATCATGCCTATCATTTATCAAAGAAGCAGGATCTGCACTGGCAACAGGGTGAACAAACGATTCTTTCCGATTTGTATGAAGTTAGTTTGTTCAAACCCTTTTTCAACGACAGCCATTTCGACATTGACCTGCACTGGAAAATCATGGGTTTCAACCAGCACTATGCCCTGTTTGACCTGCCCTATGTTCGTTCGCAGCCCGAGTTTTCGACCGAGTTGATGATCGTATTGCTGGTAACGCATCACGGCGTTAATAATGTCTGGCAGCAAATTTACTACATAAATGATTTGTACTTTTCCCTGAAGGGCAAAGACATCAACTGGAACTGGCTGTTGCAGGAACTTGGCCGATACGGTTTTGAGGATGTCTTTCTGGCGGGGCTATATTGGTGCGTGCAAATCTGGAATCTTTCGTTACCTGCCACTGTGCAGACATTAATAGGCTCATCAAAAATTCATTCGATTGCCGAAGACTACGCCCAAAGTTGGGAAAGCGATAAAGCGAACGAGTTCAGCGATTTGATCCTGTTACAGCTCACCCGTCTGGCGAAAGCTCAAACAAAACCGGGCAGGCGACTTAAAACGTATGGTACTTTTCTGAGTAGCCGTGTATTTCGCTACAGTCTGTTCAGGGTAGGTCCGCGCCTGATTTATCTACCTAAAGAAGTTGGTTTCCTAACCATATTTATACGAGCAACGCAGTCTTTATTTCGTTTTTTACCTGCGCGTTCTACCAATTGACGACCAGACGATAGTATCCTTCACTGCAACGTTGAAACTTTATCCGGCAACGCGGCTAACTACGAGACAGTTAGCCGCGTTTTTTTATGGTTTACAAAATCAAGTGGTTTGGCGGTACCGTCGTTCAAAACTGAGTTACCCTTTTTAAATTTTATTATTTAGTCTATCGATAACAATTGTCATTAGTTAGTAAGTAATTATAAAACAGTAAGTTATAAAATTCATTTTTATAATATAACAAGTTAACATATACCGGTAAATATATATTATTTTATATGAAAATTTCTTTCTCATACATTTATACGAATCAAAAGATCAACATATTAAACACAAATTAACTTTCTTTTAATGATTATAGACATAAAGGATATAACGAATCCTCTATGATTTTCTTTTC contains:
- a CDS encoding DUF3817 domain-containing protein; its protein translation is MNFFTSLKTRLRVIGFAEGVSYLLLLFIAVPLKRMGGHPEAVQILGPIHGLLFLLYVLVVIQGKIEYGWTIGKMALALLASIIPGGTFYADHKFFRHLPATPEQV
- a CDS encoding lysoplasmalogenase, coding for MSTTPTRSFTIIFALITLLEMIGDTLHIRWLHYGSKPLIMALLFLYVWQHYRLAGSPHIIRWLMIGMVFALLGDVFLMIREVDLFALGLGSFLIMQLCYCRAFWLLIYRAKQPLRVQTLWKTSVPFLIYDLAFLILLYPVFVNNPSLTPLWWPVVIYVFCLSTMGLLATQVDRFQLHDLLNRGSLVVGALLFILSDSAIAIDKFLHPIPGATWVVMTTYAAAQYLIVVGLVQQTSPA
- a CDS encoding nucleotidyltransferase domain-containing protein; its protein translation is MNTGLSPEITVLLMGCLVDLSTDKQTQINQYIQQQLIDWKRLDTLADRHRLKPFLYRTLLKIPNAPTAFVESLKQDCRITATDNLLKLQHYKEVSALLTEHAIEHIPLKGVYLAEHAYPDSSLRISGDIDLLVGKDDVFRTIRLLQNHAYHLSKKQDLHWQQGEQTILSDLYEVSLFKPFFNDSHFDIDLHWKIMGFNQHYALFDLPYVRSQPEFSTELMIVLLVTHHGVNNVWQQIYYINDLYFSLKGKDINWNWLLQELGRYGFEDVFLAGLYWCVQIWNLSLPATVQTLIGSSKIHSIAEDYAQSWESDKANEFSDLILLQLTRLAKAQTKPGRRLKTYGTFLSSRVFRYSLFRVGPRLIYLPKEVGFLTIFIRATQSLFRFLPARSTN